CACACCCATGTTTCCTAAACCGCCATTAATGCCAAGCGCGGTTCCGCGTGCTTTTTTCGGGAAAAAGAAGCTGATATTGGATGAAGAACTAGAGAAGTTACCGCCACCCAAGCCGGAAAGTGCTGCCAGTAAAAGCATCACAGAATATGGTGTATCAGGATTCTGGACTGCAAAACCGATTCCGACTGCAGGAATCGCAAGTACGGCTGTTGACAGGACCGTCCAGTTACGGCCGCCCATCATTCCAACGCCAAAGGTATACACAAATCGTAAAGTTGCCCCTACAAGACCAGGCATTGCTGCCAGAGTGAAAAGCTGCTGATCAGTAAAACTAAAGCCAATATCATTCAAGCGAATTGCGACTACAGACCAAATCTGCCAGACAATGAACGCGAGCATCAAGGAAGGAACAGAGATCCATAAGTTACGTTGGGCATGCTTTTTGCCTTCGGATTGCCAAAAACCATCGTCTTCAGGATTCCATTTATTTATGCGAGCCATTTTAATTCCTCCAAATATTTTTGAGTGAGTGTTTACAAGATTAATAAACCATTTATATCACACATCAGTTGTGACGAACCTCACATCTGGGAACACCAACACAATTCTGTCAAAAAGTCTTGAACATTCTTTGACAGAGGGTGATAAAAGTAAGTACCCATAGGGGTTTTGCCTTAGAGAAAGCCCCTTGCCAAAGCTAAAAAGTATCATCATAGAAAAGGAGGAATTATGACAGCACTGGGCATGTGTTTGGCCACTGAAGATGGAGAAATGACAGATCAGGTAACCCATTATTGAAGAAGACTAATTTGCAGACTTTTTACACATCAAAAAAGCCTTAATCACACACGAGTTTGATCAAGGCTTTTTGTAAGGGCGGTTAGCAATGAACCTTTATTCTCTTTTAATAGTGACCGGGTATAAATATGGAACATCCGGTTCTTCGGTTATCCTTATTTTAGCTCTAATCGAATTGGAATTTAGAAGGTGAAAAATATAGGCTTTTTCATCATTTAATGGTAGACTGCAGTAGTTAATCGGGAATACTAATAGTATAGCTTTCGATAGGAGGGTTTTTCATGCTTAACAATGACATAATGATCCGTTTGCGCTACGGACTGGATATTAAAGATACTGATATGGTAGAGATCTTCAAGCTTGGCGGCATGAACGTGACGAAGGACGATGTCCGCATGATGCTGCAGAGGATAGATGAAGATGAATATGGTGAAGAGATTGTCCCAGAAGGCTACATAAGAGTCAACAATGCAATGATGGAGCAGTTCTTGAATGGTTTTGTCACTTTTAAAAGAGGAAAGCGTCCAGGGGAGACTGGCACTCCGCCGCTGACCGGGGAGACAGTAAATAACCAGCTGTTGAAAAAGGTGAAGATCGCGCTGGCGCTGACGAGCGAGGATATGCTTGAAATCTTTGACCTTGCGGGAGTGCGTGTTTCGAAAGGCGAGCTGGGGGCTATTTTACGAAAAGAGGGGCATAAAAACTACCGGGAATGCGGCGATAAATTCGCGCGGAATTTCCTTAAAGGTTTGGCCTTGAAGTACAGGGAATAGGAAGTGAAGCATAGGGTGAATTACACCCCTATGCTTCTTTTTTTAGCCTAATTTCTTTCAGTTTCTGACGCTGTTCATCCGGCCACCATGCTCCGCAATCACCAGAGACGATACAGGCTGCGCATTTTTCGAAATCGTAAACTTTCATGCCGCTGATGGGCGGAGAATATAGGTGGAGGGTGACGAGTCCCCTTGTATCGTCGGCCTGCATTTTATGGACGCCTTTCTTAGGTGCGAAAAAGTACTGGCCTTGATGATGGTACTCCTTGAATAGCTCTTTCGGCAGGTTATTGCCATTGACCTCGTAAACGGAATTAACAGAAGTCCCATTAAGAACCTGGATCCATCCATGGGAATCGCCATGGTCATGTGGAGAGCATTCTAAATCTGACCAGTTCATCACGAGCAGCTCGACATCTTCGTTTTTATACAGTAGTTTACGGTAATAAGGCTTTCCGGAAGATGATTGAAGTAAAGGCGCTAGGTCAGTTACAGACATATTGAGCTCCGTCAGCGCTTCCTTCATCTCTAGTCTGGATGGATTTTTCAATGATTCTAACACGTTTTTTGCCTGAGGATGCAAAGTCAAGGTCACTCCCACCTTTCTCATTTTTTAAAAATTGCACTCGCTACAAGACGGGCAAGGCCGCCATTGACAATGGCCACTCCTATAATAATTATGATGCCGCCGAATGCACTTATGAGGATAAATTTTTCATGTAGAAGGAATATAGCAGCAATCAAGGTGACCAGCGGCTCAAGGTATATGAACATGGTTACCTTTGAAGCATCCAGCACCTCTAGCGCCTTTCCCCAATACCAATAGCCAATTCCAGACACGAATATCGCCAGGAAAAGAAGATGTGCCCAGTCTGTCTGTGTAAGCATCGGGAGAGATTCCCAGCCTCTGTTCCGGATCAAAAAAGGGATGGTGAGCAGGAAGCCGATCAAGCTCATGTAAAAAGTGACTACGAGAGCGGGGTAAGGGATTTGCAGTCTTTTTAAAAGGATGGAATATACTGCCCAGTTCAGGGTGCTCAACATCATCAGGATGAAGCCGATGTTCATGGCGAACTCGAATGAATGACCGCTTCGGGTTGTAGTGACAATAAAAACCCCTGTAATGGCGATCAGCATTCCAATTGCTTTTTTCACGTCCATCTTTTCATGCAAAAATAAGATCGACAGAAGAACCGTGAAAATTGGGGAGAATGAGATCAGCCATCCGGCAGATGAGGCATTGATCGTTAACAGGGCCGTTGCCTGCAGGACTTGATGGACGAAGACGCCCAGTATTCCAAGGACAACCAGGTGAGGAAGGTAACTCAACGAAATCCGGAGCCGTTCACGACTGAGCAGTAAAATCACGAACAAAAATAAGGCACCTATGCCAAAGCGGAACACCAACAATGAAAAAGGGTCGAGCTTTTGTAGTACGGCTTTGGCAGATACAAAAGAAACTCCCCAAAAGCTGATTGATAACAGAGCATAAAAAGAGGCGGTAAGCTTGGAGCGGAACGGAATCATGGTCAAGAATCCTTTCTTATGGACAAGTTTTCTACCATCCTATGCCTGTCCTCGGTGAAGAAGAATCATGAAAAAATATCCAATTTCATTTACAAAATATTGTAAACCTGAGATAATGAAGCAAATGGTTGAGGAGGGAAAGTAAGTTTATGGAACCAACATCTAATTGCTAATTATTAATTTTTATTAATAAGAATTTTGTATTGAGTGTAAAAAGCCTATTTGCATAGGTTTATTTCGTTATGCTCTTTATGGAATTGCAGCAATTAGAAGAAAACTTACTTTACTGAATCATGATACGGATTTTTTGGCATAGGCTTATTTGAGCTCGCTGAAAATGTTGATTCAAGACTGTAGGGGATTTCTACGGTCTTTTTTATTTATATATAAGAAAAGTAATCTTTCACTCCGAGAATTGTCTAGCTCTAGCGCCTAGCCAGTTTTCATCCTTGCTTGTGCTTCTCAGAGTATCTTGCGAGAAGCGTTAGCTTTGAGCAGCTCGAGTCGCTTGTCTAGTGTCGCCTCCTAGAAACTCCGAAACTTCAACTCCGCCGGCAGAAGCAAAAAGCGCTTCTTTGTCGGAGTCTCCAGTTTCTGCGTTTCTGGGCAGTCGGCTATACATTTCGATTTCGGTCCGCCCAACGAAGTCAAAGAACGACTTCATCGGTCGGCCCTCCAGCGCTTGTCGGGGCTGACCAAGGCGCTTACGCTTTTCTTATAATAGTAAATGGGTTCTTCTTTGTGCTGTCCATAAAAGCGTAGCTTCATTATGGATGAAAGAAGGAATGGATATGTTAGAACTGAAAGTGCACGGAATCAAAAAATATATGGAAGCGACATTGGTCGTGAACAGCTTTACATTGGAAGCATTTGAAGGGGATAAGGTCGGGATCGTAGGAGCAAACGGAAGCGGCAAAAGCACGATTCTTAAAGTTATTGCCGGAATCGAGAGGATGCATTATTATCCCGGATACCCGCAGACCTCAAGCCCTGGATATGATGAGGGGCTGATTCATCGCCCGAGGGGAGCGTCGTTTGCTTACCTGGAGCAGATGCCTTCGTATCCAGCCGGCTTGAAAGTAATCGATGTGCTGAACCTTGCTTTTGAAGAGGTCCATGGGATTGAAAAACAGATGCGCGAGCTAGAGGGGCAGATGCAGGTCTTGGAAGATGCAGCTTTGGAAAAAGCGCTTAGTAAATACAGTGATCTCGTGAATTTATATGAAGCAAGAGGTGGGTACGAACAGGAGGAGAAGCTGAGCAAGGTTTGCACCGGGCTTAAGTTTACACAGGACTTTTTACAGATGGATTTCGATTTGCTGAGCGGCGGGGAGAAGACGACGGTAGGTCTTGGCAAAATCCTCGTTCATCAACCGGATATCCTGCTGCTGGATGAGCCGACGAATCACCTCGATATGGAATCGATTGAATGGCTGGAAGGCTTTTTGAAAAATTATAAGGGCATTGTGCTGATTGTTTCGCATGACCGCTACTTCCTTGATAACGTCGTCAATAAGATCGTCGAGATTGAAGATATGGAAACGATCAGCTACAAAGGGAACTATTCGGCCTTTATCAGCCAAAAAGAAGAGAATATGCGGGTGCAATACGACCAGTTCCGAGAGCAGCAGAAAAAGATCAATAATATGGAGAATCAGGTGACGAGCCTGCGCGATTGGGCGCTGAGGGCGGACAATAACAAGTTCTTCAGGCGTGCTTCGAGCATTCAGAAGAAGCTTGATAAACTGGACCGAATCGATAAACCGATTTTTGAGCGCAGGAATATGAGACTTCATTTTAGCGATGCAATGAGGTCAGGGAAGGAGACAATCAAGGCGATTGGTGTTTCCAAGCGCTATGGAGATAAGCTGATTTTTGATGGTGCTGATCTGATGGTTCATTACGGTGAGCGGGTCGGTCTTGTGGGTCCGAATGGCAGCGGCAAAACGACGTTCCTGAAGATGCTTCTTGGTGAAGAGCAGCCGGACGCGGGTGTGATTGAGTTGGGCGCAAATGTGATGGCCGCCTATCTGCCACAGAAAATCGAGTTTAAGGATGAAGAGTTGACGGTGTTGGAGTGTTTCCGTGAGGACATTTCAATAGTCGAAGGAAAAGCGCGCGAGTATCTGGCAAAGTTCATGTTTTACAAAAAGAGTGTCTTCAAGAAAGTGAAGTTCCTGTCAGGCGGTGAGAGGATTCGCTTGAAGCTGGCGATGCTGATGTACCAGGATATCAATTTGCTGATCCTGGATGAACCTACGAATCATCTGGATATCGATTCCATTGAGACCTTGGAGGCAGCACTAGACGATTTTAAGGGTACGATCTTCTTCATTTCACACGATCGTTATTTTATCAATAAAATCGGTGAGCGCGTCATTGCCGTTGAGGATGGCGGCCTGAAGAGCTATGACGGGAATTATGATGATTATAAAAGGGAGAAAGCAGCTTGCGAGCCGGTGCCGATTTTGAAGGAGAAAAAGGAAAATGTGCAGCGAGTGGCGCAGTCGGAACCGGGTACGAAAAAGGAAAAGGGGCACCGGGGGGCGCAACCAGACCCGGGCGCGAAGCTTTTAAAAAGGATTGAAAGCCTGGAGAAAGAAATCACTGAGCTTGATCTGGTGATGGGGATCAAACAGGATTATGAGGAGCTGGATCAGCTGTATAGCAGGAAGCAGCAATTGAATACAGAACTTGAGCTGGCAATGGAAATGTGGTTGAGTGCCGGTGAATAAGGGAGTGGAAGCATGAATTTTTTCATGCTTCTTTTTATTGTAGAGGGATAAACACTATAAACATGGTGGAAAAGTAGGTATTTTTACCCTGATGTAGGAATATTTATGGTATAAATAATAGGTAAAAAGTTTTAGGAGGATTTACATGACATTATATGGTTTATTAGTGCTTATTCATGTAATCGCGGCCGTTGTTGGTTTAGGAGCGAGCTTTGGAATGCCGGTTGTCGCCAAGTTCGGTGCTAAATCAGTAACCAATGCAAAAGTATGTTTTGAGATTAATCAGAAGATCGAGGTATTTGCCAAGGTTGGGTCGCTCACCCTGTTGGCCAGCGGGATTTTGATGGCAATCGTCAACCCGGCCTTGTGGTCGCAAGGATGGTTCATCGGATCATTGGTCATCTACGTACTTATCCAGCCAATTGTTGCCGGTATACTGCCGAAAACAATCGAAAAACAGGTCGATATCGTTATGAAAAGCAGCGACGGCGAATTATCGCCTGAATATCACCAGCTGGATAAAAAAGCCGCAAAGCTGAACGGCATCGCACATGTCGCAGCCGTTGTACTCATCGTACTTATGTCAACAAAACCATTCTAGGGGGAAATGAAAATGCAGGCAAAGCCAATGTTTTATGATGGACACGGAGAAAATAAACAGTTTGCTGGGGAAGGCCAACGAACAAGCATTGTTATTACAGCAGAAATGAGGAAATCCATCGGCGGAAATCCTTATGTGCTTGTGAAATAGGTTGATCAGGGGAAAGTGCTAGCCATAATGGCTGGCGCTTTTTTTATTGTTGCTGTGTGCTGTTGTGAGTAGGCTGGGTTCAAACAGTTTGGCGGCTGGAGGAGGAAAGTTGTCAGATAAAGGGTAACTTAAGACAGGTTTGGCGCGAAACGAAGAAAAGCTGTAATAAGAAAGGGCAACTTCAGACAGGTTTGGCGCGAAACGAAGAAAAGCTGTAATAAGAAAGGGTAACTTAAGACAGGTTTGGCGCGAAACGAGGAAAAGCTGTAATAAGAAAGGGCAACTTCAGACAGGTTTGGAGCTAAAGGAGGAAAAGCTGTCATAAGAAAGAGCAACTTCAGACAGGTTTGGTGTTAAAGGAGGAAAAGCTGTCAAAAGAAAGAGCAACTTCAGACAGGTTTGGCGCGAAACGAGGAAAAGCTGTCAAAAGAAAGGGCAACTTAAGACAGGTTTGGTGCGAAACGAAGAAAAGCTGTCAAAAGAAAGGGCAACTTAAGACAGGTTTGGAGCTAAAGGAGGAAAAGCTGTCAAAAGAAAGGGCAACTTAAGACAGGTTTGGTGTTAAAGGAGGAAAAGCTGTCAAAAGAAAGGGCAACTTAAGACAGGTTTGGTGTCAAGCGAGGAAAAGCAGTCAAAAGAAAGGGCAACTTCAGACAGGTTTGGTGTCAAGCGAGGAAAAGCAGTCAAAAGAAAGAGCAACTTCAGACAGGTTTGGCGCGAAACGAGGAAAAGCTGTCAAAAGAAAGAGCAACTTAAGACAGGTTTGGAGCGAAACGAGGAAAAGTTGTCTGAATGAGTGACCTCAAATTAGACGCAATTCCTTCCGGCGAGTTTTTTTACTCGAAAATAGGAAAATATATGATAAAGGCAGGTGATCTAGATGAGTGTATTTTCGGTAAATGGACAGGTCAATAAAGGCAGATTACTCAAGGAGCTGCTGGTTCCGGTTGTTGGCGGGATGGTGACTGGGTTGATTGCGACGAGGCGGGCGAAGGAGAAGTACCGCAAACTGGAGAGGCCGGATTATGCGCCGCCTTCGTGGGTATTTCCGGTTATGTGGACGGGCCTGTATGCGACGATAGGGCTGGCGAATTACCGGGTGTCGATGAAGAAGAAACCTACTGCTACAGCGGAAGCTCTTTATGATATCCAGCTTGGATTGAACTTTATCTGGTCGTTTTTATTTTTCAAATGGAACCTTCGCGGGACGGCGTTTGCGGAGATTGGCCTGCTGCTAGGCATGATTACGTTGACAACTTATCAATACTATCAAAAAGATAAAATTGCCGGCCATCTGATGCTGCCGTATATAGCCTGGGTTGCATACGCGCTTCAGCTCAATTACAGCTTGTGGAATCTAAATAAGAAATAAGTGTAAAATTTTTACTGAATTATGCAACTATTACAATCTATCCTCCGTCTAAAATAATAGACTTCTAAAAATTGGTTGAATAAAAGTTTGCTAGAGTGGGAATACTATAACCAACAACATATTAAAAACGGAGGTAGATTAAGATGAAACAAATCAAGGAATTCATGAATGAAGAGGGTTTTGAATTGAAAGGCTATATTTCACAGTTGTTTGAACAAGCTTCTGATAAAAATAACAAGAAGAAACGCTGATCGCGGGTTAAGCTGATCAGCGTTTTTTCATTTGCTGTAAAACATCATCGATTTTTGCGTGGTCCTCAGGTGATTCATCGATATGCTTCCACAAGAGTTTACCTTCTGCTGAATAGAGCCAGGTCCCTCCCTGGATATACACATCCTGTGTTTTCATCGACTTCATGACGAATGCCTTCTGCTTTTCATTTTTTG
The window above is part of the Mesobacillus jeotgali genome. Proteins encoded here:
- a CDS encoding TspO/MBR family protein, with protein sequence MSVFSVNGQVNKGRLLKELLVPVVGGMVTGLIATRRAKEKYRKLERPDYAPPSWVFPVMWTGLYATIGLANYRVSMKKKPTATAEALYDIQLGLNFIWSFLFFKWNLRGTAFAEIGLLLGMITLTTYQYYQKDKIAGHLMLPYIAWVAYALQLNYSLWNLNKK
- the abc-f gene encoding ribosomal protection-like ABC-F family protein → MLELKVHGIKKYMEATLVVNSFTLEAFEGDKVGIVGANGSGKSTILKVIAGIERMHYYPGYPQTSSPGYDEGLIHRPRGASFAYLEQMPSYPAGLKVIDVLNLAFEEVHGIEKQMRELEGQMQVLEDAALEKALSKYSDLVNLYEARGGYEQEEKLSKVCTGLKFTQDFLQMDFDLLSGGEKTTVGLGKILVHQPDILLLDEPTNHLDMESIEWLEGFLKNYKGIVLIVSHDRYFLDNVVNKIVEIEDMETISYKGNYSAFISQKEENMRVQYDQFREQQKKINNMENQVTSLRDWALRADNNKFFRRASSIQKKLDKLDRIDKPIFERRNMRLHFSDAMRSGKETIKAIGVSKRYGDKLIFDGADLMVHYGERVGLVGPNGSGKTTFLKMLLGEEQPDAGVIELGANVMAAYLPQKIEFKDEELTVLECFREDISIVEGKAREYLAKFMFYKKSVFKKVKFLSGGERIRLKLAMLMYQDINLLILDEPTNHLDIDSIETLEAALDDFKGTIFFISHDRYFINKIGERVIAVEDGGLKSYDGNYDDYKREKAACEPVPILKEKKENVQRVAQSEPGTKKEKGHRGAQPDPGAKLLKRIESLEKEITELDLVMGIKQDYEELDQLYSRKQQLNTELELAMEMWLSAGE
- a CDS encoding DMT family transporter; this encodes MIPFRSKLTASFYALLSISFWGVSFVSAKAVLQKLDPFSLLVFRFGIGALFLFVILLLSRERLRISLSYLPHLVVLGILGVFVHQVLQATALLTINASSAGWLISFSPIFTVLLSILFLHEKMDVKKAIGMLIAITGVFIVTTTRSGHSFEFAMNIGFILMMLSTLNWAVYSILLKRLQIPYPALVVTFYMSLIGFLLTIPFLIRNRGWESLPMLTQTDWAHLLFLAIFVSGIGYWYWGKALEVLDASKVTMFIYLEPLVTLIAAIFLLHEKFILISAFGGIIIIIGVAIVNGGLARLVASAIFKK
- a CDS encoding DUF2269 family protein, producing the protein MLIHVIAAVVGLGASFGMPVVAKFGAKSVTNAKVCFEINQKIEVFAKVGSLTLLASGILMAIVNPALWSQGWFIGSLVIYVLIQPIVAGILPKTIEKQVDIVMKSSDGELSPEYHQLDKKAAKLNGIAHVAAVVLIVLMSTKPF
- a CDS encoding cysteine dioxygenase family protein, translating into MTLHPQAKNVLESLKNPSRLEMKEALTELNMSVTDLAPLLQSSSGKPYYRKLLYKNEDVELLVMNWSDLECSPHDHGDSHGWIQVLNGTSVNSVYEVNGNNLPKELFKEYHHQGQYFFAPKKGVHKMQADDTRGLVTLHLYSPPISGMKVYDFEKCAACIVSGDCGAWWPDEQRQKLKEIRLKKEA
- a CDS encoding DUF1456 family protein; translated protein: MLNNDIMIRLRYGLDIKDTDMVEIFKLGGMNVTKDDVRMMLQRIDEDEYGEEIVPEGYIRVNNAMMEQFLNGFVTFKRGKRPGETGTPPLTGETVNNQLLKKVKIALALTSEDMLEIFDLAGVRVSKGELGAILRKEGHKNYRECGDKFARNFLKGLALKYRE